The following proteins are co-located in the Peromyscus eremicus chromosome 13, PerEre_H2_v1, whole genome shotgun sequence genome:
- the Mroh2a gene encoding maestro heat-like repeat-containing protein family member 2A isoform X4, translated as MEEAATELNEDVLGETEHLGTLEPEDDGTFFQVTNLLNIMDSESAKTDTTGPGLDMRKTLASVIITEKATTHPCVVMNALIRCLQVPKISTQRKVNIYNILQEIIQQEGEMEERCIQRLVAIASKQMRDITEMEGFETAEVASETLVALSRNHFSLVMYELQHHLKPLNLTDEFVIVTLAKLANGNVFEFMPYMGITLATMFTMLRLANEAKIRQVICSAMETFCETVQFYLRHLEDSLYPVMTEDQFAVKLFPMYRYFVTVWLRHQDLEVKLGVIKSLRPMLSLLLPNDDLREQVYDYIPLLLAEFQGGLEALFITQVLRQILEASVTTNTPIPPMLLHPIFTELHIQVCTKAPVQQQFSSQNLMEIVHCFIALAHSYPKELMKFFFSQVEMSKEAIRVGTLALIRAVVSADEPKMNIKTIYLAIRVVKNTLSDTRSKVRMAILRIIGQLVLSGFQEKIKGWGLKYVSVQLTLSTYKLTNRRECFYQRDLEEKMVHKVTMDTVKIITSSISGMTNEFWVRLLCYIMETDYTEALTPICISLTNLAENQIHGKDTEAGMAGKSKHVDLPAPQKLLARLLVLMSSPYKGEGRGIAMLNLLRTLSQSIAPSMADMWEQEIPLLVQYLEEHTEFTWNQKAWEDKLIQFLRNSLKKTRGTSWSLRLSKELNNQIETFDSPSVEKGFLYRALGFTLGMGLEADRVEVLLLELLYKTDYSNDFDREGVILCFGLCARGQVKTVLNVLHDFEERIQESEQSWQIGAWRKDHPWRRETVKSALMVMYGCVSSYCHPQMLLTHVDSPITAKIIHHYSSSCQDVSLKMAFMKSVVQVTNAIKSIKDLEDFHFTHKSALTSLITAIIKAEPPDLLASPVRSMAMDALSQLSTLKPFYSSEESIELMDISIHTVISLQPPGKDNESVKTLFANALSSLKQLMEGLMQRQLDPRGLQETVHLLEKWILSEKEWERERAMTLHLHLMQIYVQSIGVCIPLKLGQFGILVGLIAPCTCDVHRRTRLASTSVLSSLLDLHISQTCSLWGASKEQELEKCKEDLQDTDMDKISRASSRIAKVVCPEFNCDEVVSLIQKLCENIGAMDLQHDRAAVTWIGIFLQMRVKELEDKVAEILGAILVHLPVVDHPEVRQHLIEGILLLAHYHQETVLTSLLRQPLPMESHLTEVWLAVAENVPFARTMLRGLLGRLQSRFTARINATSKADIWRLAAVDPLMTLCTVRLLMEKMDQDDKFPDLFPDLLYIFLLQLGSSHGPEAASPVLKTWRLVHTGPLPQEMTLQRVTIKSMQLLVKRINREPLEQALEEQSVWSLLENGGTFLEGVSLMARLCMQNAESYTQRLTELVLTGMGSEVLSCCISSTAICVEFMSDPVLHQEKLLRPVVLMLAKGTGQDKDETLQVLSLRALGNMALGAPRKVKQYRKLLLEKCLGSLRGQVSSIVMAEGMEALTKILAELREGDIGSSFEPISEQCRAFFDNESKLIRLKAFILFGKLAKACSATMFQCVHFWGWKSLESSFGHSNDSINDQMTVFQTNMCSILAQKKPAILCGFLLETTIFMKSNSSRIRIAACALAGIIMKQLSAHYLKKMDLVGLRNSLQDLQLDSDAEVRRAALETLKVLDSCTQHWLLASPRGLP; from the exons atggaagaagcagccaCCGAGTTGAATGAAGATGTGTTGGGGGAAACAGAGCATCTTGGAACCCTAGAGCCAGAGGATGATG GTACATTCTTCCAAGTCACCAACCTCCTGAACATCATGGACAGTGAATCAGCAAAGACAGACACCACAGGGCCAGGCCTGGACATGCGGAAGACCTTGGCTTCAGTGATAATCACAGAGAAGGCTACCACTCACCCCTGTGTGGTGATGAATGCTCTCATCCGTTGCCTGCAGGTGCCAAAG ATTTCTACCCAGCGCAAGGTGAACATCTACAACATCCTGCAGGAGATCATCCAACAGGAAGGGGAGATGGAGGAGCGCTGCATACAGAGGCTGGTGGCCATCGCCTCCAAGCAGATGAGAGATATCACAGAG ATGGAGGGTTTCGAGACAGCTGAGGTGGCCAGTGAGACTCTGGTGGCTCTGTCCCGAAACCACTTCAGCTTGGTCATGTATGAACTGCAGCATCATCTTAAGCCCCTCAACCTCACGGACGAGTTTGTCATCGTCACCTTGGCCAAGCTGGCCAATGGCAATG TGTTTGAGTTCATGCCGTACATGGGCATTACCTTGGCTACCATGTTCACGATGTTGAGACTTGCCAACGAAGCCAAGATACGCCAGGTGATCTGTAGTG CCATGGAGACGTTCTGTGAGACCGTGCAGTTTTACCTGCGGCACCTGGAGGACAGTCTGTACCCCGTGATGACCGAGGACCAGTTTGCCGTGAAGCTCTTCCCAATGTACCGATACTTTGTGACAGTGTGGCTGCGCCACCAGGACCTCGAG GTGAAACTGGGGGTCATCAAGTCCCTAAGGCCCATGCTGAGCCTTCTCCTGCCCAACGATGACCTGCGGGAACAGGTGTATGACTATATCCCCCTGCTGCTGGCCGAGTTTCAGGGTGGCCTGGAGGCCCTCTTCATCACACAG GTCTTGAGGCAGATTCTAGAAGCATCAGTTACCACCAACACCCCCATCCCTCCGATGCTGCTACACCCCATTTTCACAGAGCTGCATATCCAG GTGTGCACCAAAGCCCCagttcagcagcagttcagcagtCAAAACCTGATGGAGATCGTGCACTGTTTCATAGCCCTGG CCCACTCCTACCCCAAGGAGCTGATGAAGTTCTTCTTCAGCCAGGTGGAGATGAGCAAGGAGGCTATTCGTGTGGGGACACTGGCCCTCATCAGGGCAGTGGTGAGCGCAGATG AGCCAAAAATGAACATCAAGACCATCTACCTGGCCATCCGGGTGGTCAAGAACACTCTTTCTGACACTCGGTCTAAG GTACGGATGGCCATTCTACGAATCATTGGCCAGCTGGTTCTGTCAGGCTTCCAGGAAAAGATCAAAGGCTGGGGTCTGAAATATGTGTCTGTGCAGCTCACCTTATCTACCTACAAGCTG ACAAACCGCCGGGAATGCTTTTATCAGAGGGACTTGGAAGAGAAGATGGTCCACAAAGTAACCATGGATACTGTGAAGATCATAACTTCTTCTATCAGTGGCATGACCAAC GAGTTCTGGGTGAGGCTCCTCTGTTACATCATGGAAACGGACTACACAGAGGCATTGACCCCCATCTGTATCAGTCTCACGAACCTGGCAGAGAACCAGATTCATGGCAAAGATACAGAGGCTGGAATGGCTGGAAAGAGCAAGCATG TGGACCTGCCTGCACCCCAGAAGCTTCTGGCCCGTCTCCTG GTGCTGATGTCATCACCCTACAAAGGAGAAGGTCGTGGGATTGCCATGCTCAACCTCCTGAGGACCCTGAGCCAGAGCATTGCTCCCTCCATGGCTGACATGTGGGAACAGGAGATCCCACTGCTGGTCCAGTACCTGGAAG AACACACTGAGTTCACCTGGAACCAGAAGGCCTGGGAGGATAAGTTAATTCAG TTTCTGAGAAACTCCCTCAAGAAGACCCGTGGCACCAGCTGGAGCCTGCGCCTCAGCAAAGAGCTGAACAACCAGATTGAGACCTTCGACAGCCCGTCTGTGGAAAAG GGCTTTCTGTACAGGGCCTTGGGCTTCACCTTAGGCATGGGCCTGGAGGCTGACAGGGTGGAGGTGCTCTTACTGGAGCTGCTGTACAAGACAGACTATAGCAACGACTTTGACCGGGAG GGTGTCATCCTGTGCTTTGGCCTGTGTGCCCGGGGCCAGGTAAAGACGGTGCTGAATGTGCTTCACGACTTTGAGGAGAGGATCCAGGAATCAGAGCAGTCCTGGCAGATCGGTGCCTGGAGG AAGGACCACCCCTGGAGGCGAGAGACTGTGAAGAGTGCCCTTATGGTGATGTACGGCTGTGTCTCCTCCTACTGCCACCCCCAAATGCTCCTCACCCACGTGGACAGCCCCATCACTGCTAAGATCATCCACCACTACTCCAGCAGCTGCCAG GACGTCAGCCTCAAAATGGCCTTCATGAAGAGTGTTGTGCAGGTCACCAATGCCATCAAAAGCATCAAGGACCTGGAGGACTTCCATTTTACCCACAAGTCCGCTCTTACCAGCCTCATTACT GCGATCATCAAGGCAGAACCACCTGACCTCTTGGCTTCTCCAGTGAGGTCAATGGCCATGGATGCTCTCTCACAACTGAG CACACTGAAGCCTTTCTACTCTTCAGAGGAAAGCATTGAGCTGATGGACATCAGCATACACACTGTTATTTCTCTCCAACCCCCAGGGAAAGACAACGAGTCTGTTAAG acCCTGTTTGCAAATGCCCTGAGTTCCCTGAAGCAGCTGATGGAAGGCCTCATGCAGAGGCAGCTGGACCCTAGGGGGCTGCAGGAGACTGTGCAC CTCCTGGAGAAGTGGATCTTGTCAGAGAAAGAATGGGAACGGGAGAGAGCCATGAccctccatctccatctcatGCAGATCTACGTTCAAAGTATTGGTGTCTGT ATCCCCCTGAAGCTGGGGCAGTTTGGCATACTGGTTGGACTCATTGCTCCATGCACCTGTGATGTCCATAGAAGAACCCGCTTGGCCTCAACTAGTGTCCTGTCCAGCCTGCTAGATCTTCACA TAAGCCAGACTTGCTCCTTATGGGGTGCTTCCAAGGAGCAGGAACTGGAGAAATGTAAGGAGGACCTCCAGGACACAGACATGGACAAGATTTCCCGTGCTTCCTCCAGAATCGCCAAG GTGGTCTGCCCGGAGTTTAACTGCGATGAAGTTGTCTCTCTCATCCAGAAGCTCTGCGAGAACATTGGGGCCATGGACCTGCAGCATGACAGGGCTGCTGTCACCTGGATAGGCATCTTCCTGCAGATGCGGGTCAAGGAGCTGGAGGACAAG GTGGCCGAGATACTGGGTGCCATCCTGGTCCACCTTCCAGTGGTGGACCACCCAGAGGTAAGGCAGCACCTCATTGAAGGTATCCTCCTGCTGGCGCACTACCACCAGGAGACGGTCCTCACATCGCTCCTGAGGCAGCCATTGCCCATGGAGAG CCACCTGACGGAGGTGTGGCTGGCTGTGGCAGAGAACGTGCCCTTCGCAAGGACCATGCTCCGTGGCTTGCTGGGCCGGCTGCAGTCGAGGTTCACCGCCAGGATAAATGCCACCTCCAAAGCCGACATCTGGCGCCTGGCCGCCGTGGACCCTCTGATG ACGCTGTGCACTGTCCGGCTTCTCATGGAAAAGATGGACCAGGATGACAAATTCCCAGACCTGTTTCCTGACCTGCTGTACATCTTCCTGCTGCAGCTTGGCAGCAGCCATGGACCAGAGGCAGCCTCACCGGTCCTGAAGACCTGGAGGCTGGTCCACACAGGGCCCCTGCCCCAAGAGATGACCCTACAGAG GGTCACGATTAAATCCATGCAGCTTTTGGTCAAGAGAATCAACAGAGAGCCGCTGGAGCAGGCCTTGGAGGAGCAGTCTGTGTGGTCCCTGCTGGAGAATGGAGGCACCTTCCTAGAGGGAGTGAGCCTGATGGCCAG gcTGTGCATGCAGAACGCGGAGAGCTACACGCAGAGGCTGACCGAGCTGGTGCTCACAGGCATGGGCTCCGAGGTCCTGAGCTGCTGCATCAGCAGCACGGCCATCTGTGTGGAA TTTATGAGTGACCCGGTTCTGCACCAGGAGAAGCTGCTGAGGCCGGTGGTGCTGATGCTGGCGAAGGGCACAGGGCAGGACAAAGATGAGACTTTGCAGGTGCTCTCTCTGCGTGCCCTGGGCAACATGGCTCTCGGTGCTCCCCGGAAG GTGAAGCAGTATCGCAAACTCCTGCTGGAGAAGTGCCTGGGCTCCCTTCGGGGACAGGTGAGCAGCATTGTGATGGCTGAAGGCATGGAGGCCCTGACCAAGATTCTGGCTGAGCTCCGAGAGGGGGACATAGGATCTTCGTTTGAACCCATCTCCGAACAGTGCAGGGCATTCTTCGACAAC